One part of the Phycisphaeraceae bacterium genome encodes these proteins:
- a CDS encoding sigma-70 family RNA polymerase sigma factor produces MNTMDGDAEPGVPPTEDGATLVHRIRAGDRHAAAEFIVRYGPRLRRRIRSKLGPSMRRLFDSHDILSTLSRRLDTFVRDRRLNVENEAQLWAFVQKMADNATIDKGRLLKRLRSAEAEDSRFAREFLRRIEDAESTEREGGEVVIERALTLIEDPVDRQILLLWLAGTPHTVTAECVGLTAATVRKRWQTIREWLRGHLDLEVEP; encoded by the coding sequence GTGAACACGATGGATGGGGATGCCGAACCGGGTGTGCCGCCGACCGAGGATGGGGCGACGCTGGTGCACCGCATCCGTGCCGGGGACCGGCACGCCGCCGCGGAGTTCATCGTCCGCTACGGCCCGCGCCTGCGGCGCCGGATCCGGTCGAAGCTCGGCCCGAGCATGAGGCGGCTGTTCGACTCGCACGACATCCTGTCGACGCTGAGTCGCCGGCTGGACACGTTCGTGCGGGACCGCCGACTGAACGTGGAGAACGAAGCGCAGTTGTGGGCGTTCGTCCAGAAGATGGCGGACAACGCGACCATCGACAAGGGGCGGTTGCTTAAGCGGCTGCGATCGGCCGAGGCAGAGGACTCGCGGTTTGCTCGCGAGTTCCTGCGCCGGATCGAGGATGCCGAGAGCACGGAGCGGGAGGGCGGCGAGGTGGTGATCGAGCGGGCGCTGACGCTGATCGAGGACCCTGTCGATCGGCAGATCCTGCTGCTGTGGTTGGCAGGGACGCCGCACACGGTCACGGCGGAGTGCGTCGGGTTGACGGCGGCGACTGTTCGGAAGCGGTGGCAGACGATCAGGGAATGGCTGCGGGGGCACCTTGACCTGGAGGTCGAGCCGTGA
- a CDS encoding serine/threonine protein kinase — MSVAGVLEELRSRYRLRREGAGEGEINLAAFISEMEVADSDPLAEVIELDGQLRFDAGLAVDLERYLEAVPRLADRDVPLDAAIEYSLRALTARTGSMARAVEALTAKHPALASAIRDAAVLGESVVLASDLAELDGTGEVPEFPRGFGPRLPTGRPRYVLRERLGQGSHGAVYLAVDRQLSQQARPALVAIKVMTQENDAGARKRLIEEAAKARRIEHPNVVRILDRGRSPRGEDYVVFEYVPGGDLDTWFRNHVGALPARETAGLASKIARGVQAAHSAGLVHCDLKPGNILLGADGSPKVADFGVAAPHEEGKGAEGMEGRRVGNLAFIAPEQYRAEPGAITPAADIYALGGMLYYLLTETLPNGRTAEQIAQTHASIGGRQVPPRLERRRGIDRDLEAIVHRAMAVRPQARYASAEAFAGDLESWLAHRPIEWTRPGVLRTARLYARRQPTVVLVAALLVIAALLIGGLAGFQLAMSLTNRDLGIPAAGR; from the coding sequence GTGAGCGTGGCCGGCGTGCTCGAGGAGTTGCGCAGCCGATACCGGCTCCGGCGCGAGGGTGCCGGGGAAGGCGAGATCAATCTGGCCGCGTTCATCAGTGAGATGGAGGTTGCCGACTCGGACCCGCTCGCGGAAGTGATCGAACTGGACGGGCAGTTGCGGTTCGACGCGGGGCTGGCGGTCGACCTGGAGCGGTACCTTGAGGCGGTGCCGCGGCTGGCCGATCGAGATGTGCCCCTCGATGCGGCGATCGAGTACTCGCTGCGGGCACTGACCGCGCGAACGGGGAGCATGGCCCGAGCGGTCGAGGCGCTGACGGCGAAGCATCCAGCGCTGGCATCGGCGATCCGGGACGCGGCGGTGCTCGGCGAGAGCGTGGTGCTCGCAAGCGACCTTGCGGAACTGGATGGGACCGGCGAGGTGCCGGAGTTTCCGCGGGGCTTCGGGCCGAGGCTGCCGACGGGGCGGCCGCGGTACGTGCTCCGGGAGCGGCTGGGGCAGGGGAGCCACGGGGCGGTGTACCTGGCAGTCGACCGGCAGTTGTCGCAGCAGGCGCGGCCGGCACTGGTCGCGATCAAGGTGATGACGCAGGAGAACGACGCCGGAGCCCGCAAACGCTTGATCGAGGAGGCGGCGAAGGCGAGGCGGATCGAGCACCCCAACGTGGTGCGGATTCTGGACCGCGGCCGCTCGCCCCGGGGCGAGGACTACGTGGTGTTCGAGTATGTGCCTGGCGGGGATCTCGATACGTGGTTCAGGAACCATGTCGGTGCGCTGCCTGCCCGGGAGACGGCTGGGCTTGCTTCCAAAATCGCGCGAGGGGTGCAGGCGGCGCACTCGGCGGGGCTGGTGCATTGCGACCTCAAGCCCGGGAACATTCTGCTCGGCGCGGATGGATCACCGAAGGTGGCCGACTTTGGCGTTGCGGCGCCGCACGAAGAAGGCAAGGGCGCAGAGGGGATGGAGGGGCGACGCGTGGGAAACCTGGCGTTCATCGCACCGGAGCAGTACCGGGCGGAGCCGGGAGCGATCACGCCGGCCGCGGATATCTACGCCCTCGGGGGGATGCTGTACTACCTGCTGACCGAGACACTGCCGAACGGCAGGACAGCGGAGCAGATCGCGCAGACACACGCGAGCATCGGCGGGCGCCAGGTTCCGCCTCGGCTCGAGCGTCGCCGGGGGATCGATCGAGACCTGGAGGCGATCGTGCACCGGGCGATGGCGGTGCGGCCGCAGGCGCGGTACGCCTCTGCGGAGGCATTCGCCGGGGACCTGGAGTCGTGGCTGGCGCATCGCCCGATCGAGTGGACGCGGCCGGGGGTGCTGCGGACGGCGAGGCTGTACGCGCGGCGGCAGCCGACCGTTGTGCTGGTGGCGGCGCTGCTGGTGATCGCGGCGCTCCTGATCGGCGGGCTCGCCGGGTTTCAGTTGGCGATGAGCCTGACGAACCGGGACCTTGGGATTCCTGCCGCGGGACGGTGA
- a CDS encoding OPT/YSL family transporter codes for MSRQPVETSDMIDEQDMLRGGKPPPLPDNATPEEKDAHWYKYVYQGDRMPQLTWRAVIMGGFLGMIMSAANLYTTLSIGWAFGIAITACVLSFVIWNFVRFTSGGNISQMSILENACMASTASAAGYSTGSTIATMFGALVLLKDPPAGLQGEALRKWQENLHTWDVTPVWVVVVFTLCTGLMGVFLAIPMKRQQINHEQLPFPTGTAAAETLKSLYSESKDAVGKAYVLIAGLAAGLLIGFLRVGDDVLGAVGFLRRLFEKIWFLRIPTDVQFNFLDRAYPGARHANGFAFEPSALLIAAGMIVGMRISLSLVLSSLFLYAVVGPELARMDARHMERGAIVVQEAALVAAKGQATPEAAATAAVEAVAAAAAELKIDPAPIRTAAEQSVEDAIAAAGATTKPAAERAENVGKAIGAAAAPLAATAYSNRDAIAAADAEKSKVLAAGASEAEAKTAWETEFDRKRYKPNLIWNWGGGTITITRWSLWGGTAVMVFASLMSVALQWRTIARAFMGVKRAAGGSTASHAEIEVPGSWMIYGMVPITIAMVWLQIQAFNVSWYAGLIAVAMSFVLSLVASRATGETDTTPVGAMGKVMQLLFAALAPQNISANLASAGIAANSASSSADLLTDLKTGYLLGANPRKQFLAQFYGVFFGTIAIVPIWYLMVPTRAKLESFALPATRVWETVARGLVKGVGELPASAVWSLFIGAGVGIVLPLIEKFLPPKARRFMPSATGIGLAWVLPFQNALAFFIGAVIIMVWNLLHRRSADKYNVGLASGLIAGESLMAAALAITATLVGIFGL; via the coding sequence ATGTCCAGGCAACCCGTCGAAACCAGCGACATGATCGACGAGCAGGACATGCTCCGCGGCGGTAAGCCTCCGCCGCTCCCCGACAACGCGACCCCCGAGGAAAAGGACGCCCACTGGTACAAGTACGTGTACCAGGGCGACCGCATGCCCCAGCTTACCTGGCGGGCCGTCATCATGGGCGGCTTCCTCGGCATGATCATGTCCGCCGCCAACCTCTACACCACGCTCAGCATCGGCTGGGCCTTCGGCATCGCCATCACCGCTTGCGTCCTCTCGTTCGTCATCTGGAACTTTGTCCGCTTCACCTCGGGCGGCAACATCAGCCAGATGTCGATCCTCGAGAACGCGTGCATGGCCTCCACCGCCTCCGCGGCGGGGTACTCCACCGGCTCGACCATCGCCACCATGTTCGGCGCCCTCGTCCTGCTCAAGGACCCGCCCGCAGGGCTTCAGGGCGAGGCCCTTCGCAAGTGGCAGGAGAACCTACACACCTGGGACGTCACGCCCGTCTGGGTCGTCGTCGTCTTCACGCTCTGCACCGGGCTCATGGGCGTCTTCCTCGCCATCCCGATGAAGCGCCAGCAGATCAACCACGAGCAACTCCCCTTCCCCACCGGCACCGCCGCGGCCGAAACGCTCAAGAGCCTCTATTCGGAGAGCAAGGACGCCGTGGGCAAGGCTTACGTCCTGATCGCCGGCCTTGCCGCCGGGCTGCTCATCGGATTCCTCCGTGTTGGTGACGATGTCCTCGGCGCTGTCGGCTTCCTCCGCCGCCTCTTCGAGAAGATCTGGTTCCTCCGCATTCCCACCGATGTTCAATTCAACTTCCTCGACAGGGCCTATCCGGGAGCTCGCCACGCCAACGGCTTCGCCTTCGAACCCTCCGCACTCCTCATCGCCGCGGGCATGATCGTCGGCATGCGCATCAGCCTCTCGCTGGTCCTCAGTTCGCTGTTCCTCTACGCCGTCGTGGGCCCTGAGTTGGCCAGGATGGACGCCCGGCACATGGAGCGAGGCGCGATCGTCGTACAGGAAGCGGCGCTCGTAGCCGCCAAGGGCCAGGCCACCCCCGAGGCCGCCGCGACTGCCGCCGTCGAGGCCGTCGCCGCCGCCGCCGCCGAACTCAAGATCGACCCGGCCCCGATCCGCACCGCCGCCGAGCAATCCGTCGAGGACGCGATCGCCGCCGCCGGTGCGACGACCAAGCCCGCGGCCGAACGCGCCGAGAATGTCGGCAAGGCCATCGGCGCCGCCGCTGCACCCCTCGCCGCCACCGCCTACTCCAACCGCGACGCCATAGCCGCAGCCGACGCCGAGAAGTCCAAGGTTCTCGCCGCGGGCGCTTCCGAGGCCGAGGCGAAGACGGCGTGGGAGACCGAGTTCGACCGGAAGAGGTACAAGCCGAACCTGATCTGGAACTGGGGCGGCGGCACCATTACGATCACCCGGTGGTCGCTCTGGGGCGGAACCGCCGTCATGGTTTTCGCGAGCCTCATGAGCGTGGCCCTGCAGTGGCGCACGATCGCCCGCGCGTTCATGGGTGTGAAGCGTGCCGCCGGCGGCAGCACTGCATCACACGCGGAGATCGAAGTGCCGGGATCCTGGATGATCTACGGCATGGTGCCCATCACCATCGCCATGGTCTGGCTCCAGATCCAGGCCTTCAACGTCTCGTGGTACGCCGGCCTCATCGCCGTCGCAATGTCGTTCGTGCTCTCGCTTGTCGCCAGCCGCGCGACCGGCGAGACCGACACCACGCCCGTCGGCGCCATGGGCAAAGTCATGCAACTGCTCTTCGCCGCCCTCGCCCCTCAGAACATCTCCGCCAACCTCGCCTCCGCCGGGATCGCGGCCAACAGCGCCTCATCATCGGCCGACCTGCTGACCGACCTCAAGACCGGCTACCTCCTCGGCGCCAACCCCCGCAAGCAGTTCCTCGCCCAGTTCTACGGCGTCTTCTTCGGCACCATCGCCATCGTCCCGATCTGGTACCTCATGGTCCCCACCCGCGCCAAACTCGAGAGTTTCGCGCTCCCGGCAACGCGGGTCTGGGAAACAGTGGCCCGCGGGCTGGTCAAGGGCGTGGGCGAACTCCCCGCCTCGGCCGTCTGGTCGCTGTTTATCGGTGCCGGAGTCGGGATCGTCCTTCCGCTCATCGAGAAGTTCCTCCCGCCCAAGGCACGCCGGTTCATGCCCTCCGCCACCGGCATCGGACTCGCCTGGGTGCTCCCTTTCCAGAACGCCCTCGCGTTCTTCATCGGCGCGGTCATCATCATGGTCTGGAACCTGCTCCACCGCCGCTCTGCCGACAAGTACAACGTCGGTCTCGCCTCCGGCCTCATCGCCGGCGAGTCGCTCATGGCCGCCGCCCTCGCCATTACCGCCACTCTCGTCGGGATCTTCGGGCTCTAA
- a CDS encoding DUF4097 family beta strand repeat protein, translating into MIATLARSARPAVPIAAATLTIWSLLSGCVIAQPALKEETRTVTADHVPQSPLAVTTQNGGISVTAVPNGPVSITAVIRAEDDDRLKATDIVAERKSDGALEIYAKWPDGKRRNRESCSFEIQLPDAGGVTLTTSNGAVSLTGLAGDASITTSNGRITCTDHDGNVTARTTNGAVEVSRSRGKIDATTSNGSIKVDQAPSSVQCTSSNGAITVAMTDSAEGPVRIKTSNGAVRLSVGQAFAGFLDLSTSQGGINLANAPAAKVVSKTKNAARLQFGDAIAPSTIQTSNGSIEITTTVGPTE; encoded by the coding sequence GTGATCGCAACTCTCGCCCGCAGCGCCCGTCCGGCCGTCCCGATTGCCGCCGCGACCCTCACGATCTGGTCCCTCCTCAGCGGGTGCGTTATCGCGCAGCCCGCCCTGAAGGAGGAGACCCGGACTGTGACCGCCGACCACGTCCCCCAGAGCCCCCTCGCGGTGACCACGCAGAACGGCGGGATCTCCGTCACCGCGGTCCCCAACGGCCCGGTCTCGATCACCGCCGTCATCCGCGCCGAAGACGACGACCGGCTGAAGGCAACGGACATCGTCGCCGAGCGCAAGTCCGATGGCGCGCTCGAGATCTACGCCAAGTGGCCCGACGGCAAGCGTCGAAACCGCGAGAGCTGCTCCTTTGAGATCCAGCTACCCGACGCCGGCGGGGTCACCCTCACGACCAGCAACGGAGCCGTCTCCCTCACCGGGCTTGCCGGCGACGCCTCGATCACCACGTCCAACGGGCGGATCACCTGTACCGACCACGACGGCAACGTGACCGCCCGAACGACCAACGGCGCAGTCGAGGTCTCGCGCAGCCGCGGCAAGATCGACGCCACCACCTCCAACGGCTCCATCAAGGTCGACCAGGCCCCATCGAGCGTCCAGTGCACTTCGAGCAACGGCGCGATCACCGTCGCGATGACCGATTCCGCCGAGGGCCCTGTCCGTATCAAGACCAGCAATGGCGCCGTCCGCCTCTCCGTCGGCCAGGCCTTCGCAGGTTTTCTCGACCTCTCCACATCCCAGGGCGGGATCAACCTCGCCAACGCCCCCGCGGCCAAGGTCGTGTCCAAGACCAAGAACGCCGCTCGCCTGCAGTTCGGCGACGCGATCGCCCCGTCGACGATCCAGACGTCCAACGGGTCGATCGAGATCACGACGACCGTCGGCCCCACCGAGTAG
- a CDS encoding M3 family oligoendopeptidase, with translation MLPSFAPASAIVPQDLDAARWEALEPLYRELIDRDLHSAADLERLILDRSELDSAVSEAASVLYITMTCHTDDEAVSKAYLGFVEDVQPKVKEVSFELDKKIVQSPFAEELDQARYTVYLRDLRVGVELFRPENIPIETGLTKLDQEYSRICGAMTVSYQGEERTLPQMARFNEETDRAVREDAWRAVAQRRFLDADRIETIYERMIADRTRLARNAGFPDFRDYAFKAKRRFDYTPATCNAFAEGVKRVCVPAARRLNAQRAAALNLSSLRPWDMQVDIKGRAPLRPFTTPSELVERTSRLFRRLDPSLATLFEALRSDKSAPTGAAVCLDLESRRGKAPGGYQSNRDRIRLPFIFMNAAGLQRDVETIVHEAGHAFHSLLARTDPLLSYRSDIPLEFAEVASMSMELTAHPFLDEFYSPADADRARRNHLEAIVSLLAWVAHIDQFQHWVYTNPDHSRDDRHAKWTELSARFGPAVDYSGLEKYHQTGWHRVLHLFGVPFYYIEYGIAQLGALQLWSNYRRDPAAAINAYKRALSLGGSRPLPELFAAANLVFDFGPATIARLWTDVESELAKLPA, from the coding sequence ATGCTGCCATCCTTCGCCCCAGCGTCCGCCATCGTGCCCCAGGATCTTGATGCCGCCCGCTGGGAGGCGTTGGAGCCCCTGTACCGGGAACTGATCGACCGCGACCTCCACTCCGCGGCCGACCTGGAGCGGCTGATCCTCGACCGGAGCGAGCTCGATTCTGCCGTCAGCGAGGCAGCGTCGGTCCTCTACATCACCATGACCTGCCACACCGACGACGAGGCTGTCTCCAAGGCCTACCTCGGGTTCGTGGAGGACGTCCAGCCCAAGGTGAAGGAGGTCTCGTTCGAACTGGACAAGAAGATCGTGCAGAGTCCCTTCGCGGAAGAACTCGACCAAGCGAGGTACACCGTCTATCTCCGCGATCTCCGCGTCGGTGTCGAGCTCTTCCGCCCGGAGAACATCCCGATCGAGACCGGGCTGACCAAGCTCGACCAGGAGTACTCCCGGATCTGCGGCGCCATGACCGTCTCGTACCAGGGCGAGGAGCGCACGCTCCCCCAGATGGCCCGCTTCAACGAAGAGACCGATCGGGCCGTCCGTGAGGACGCGTGGCGTGCTGTCGCGCAGCGAAGGTTCCTGGACGCCGATCGAATCGAAACGATCTACGAGCGGATGATCGCGGATCGCACCCGCCTCGCCCGCAACGCCGGGTTCCCCGACTTCCGCGACTACGCGTTCAAGGCCAAGCGACGCTTCGACTACACCCCCGCGACCTGCAACGCCTTCGCCGAGGGGGTTAAGCGAGTCTGTGTCCCCGCCGCGCGGCGGCTCAACGCCCAGCGTGCCGCCGCCCTCAACCTCTCATCCCTTCGCCCCTGGGACATGCAGGTCGACATCAAGGGACGTGCCCCCCTCCGTCCCTTCACGACCCCGTCCGAACTGGTCGAACGCACCAGCCGCCTCTTCCGCCGGCTCGATCCCTCCCTTGCAACGCTCTTCGAGGCCCTCCGCAGCGACAAGTCGGCGCCGACCGGCGCCGCGGTGTGCCTTGATCTCGAGTCCCGTCGCGGCAAGGCACCCGGCGGCTACCAGTCCAACCGCGACCGGATCCGCCTCCCCTTCATCTTCATGAACGCCGCGGGCCTGCAGCGGGATGTGGAGACAATCGTCCACGAGGCTGGCCACGCCTTCCATTCCCTGCTGGCGAGGACCGACCCGCTGCTCTCCTACCGGTCCGACATCCCGCTGGAGTTCGCCGAAGTCGCCTCGATGTCCATGGAACTCACCGCCCATCCATTCCTCGACGAGTTCTATTCGCCCGCGGACGCCGACCGCGCCCGCCGCAACCACCTGGAGGCAATCGTCTCGCTTCTCGCGTGGGTGGCGCACATCGATCAGTTCCAGCACTGGGTCTACACCAACCCGGACCATTCCAGAGACGATCGCCACGCCAAGTGGACCGAGCTCTCCGCACGCTTTGGGCCGGCCGTGGATTACTCCGGACTGGAGAAGTACCACCAGACCGGCTGGCACCGCGTCCTGCACCTCTTCGGCGTGCCGTTTTACTACATCGAATACGGCATCGCCCAGCTCGGCGCCCTGCAACTCTGGAGCAACTACCGCCGGGATCCCGCCGCGGCCATCAACGCCTACAAACGCGCCCTCTCGCTCGGCGGTTCCCGCCCGCTGCCCGAGCTCTTCGCCGCCGCGAACCTCGTCTTCGATTTCGGGCCGGCCACGATCGCCCGGCTCTGGACCGATGTGGAGTCCGAACTCGCCAAACTCCCCGCGTAG
- the galK gene encoding galactokinase, which produces MMSGPSIATLAARAADAFSTAFRSRPAFAAPGRVNLIGEHVDYNDGLVLPIAIDRWVVASVAPAANLALSRVRSTDLPGEATFDIRAPIPTPLLPPPPARSPPHWTAYAIGAAEAIRAEAATNGRPLPNLDVVLTSSIPIGAGLSSSAAIEAAVAGAFSAAGRADVDKRRFAMACRRAEHEFAGVPCGIMDQCAVVLARARHAMLLDCRDHATRFVPLPQGLAIVVMNSNTHRSLAGVDYAERRRACEAAAAALSLPSLRDADESMLAAAGERIPPDKRRLARHVVTEIDRVRQTADLLDRIAAGSLDAPAGLSAIGELFQRSHESLRDDFRVSCPELDTLVAIACSTPGVYGARMTGAGFGGCAIAIAEPAAVSRIQSAVAGQYPTIHGRDAEVFTVQPVRGASEIGG; this is translated from the coding sequence ATGATGAGCGGGCCGTCGATCGCGACGCTCGCGGCCCGCGCCGCCGATGCGTTCTCGACGGCCTTTAGATCTCGACCCGCCTTCGCCGCACCCGGTCGCGTGAACCTGATCGGAGAGCACGTCGACTACAACGACGGCCTCGTGCTCCCGATCGCCATCGATCGCTGGGTCGTCGCGTCCGTGGCGCCCGCGGCCAATCTCGCTCTCTCTCGCGTGCGTTCCACGGACCTGCCGGGCGAGGCAACCTTTGACATTCGCGCGCCGATCCCCACTCCACTCCTCCCGCCGCCTCCGGCGCGTTCACCCCCGCACTGGACGGCCTACGCCATCGGCGCCGCCGAGGCGATCCGCGCCGAAGCCGCCACCAATGGCCGACCGCTGCCAAATCTCGACGTGGTCCTTACCTCCAGCATCCCCATCGGCGCCGGGCTCTCCAGTTCCGCCGCGATCGAGGCCGCTGTCGCCGGCGCGTTCTCGGCCGCCGGCCGCGCCGACGTCGACAAACGCCGCTTCGCCATGGCCTGCCGCCGAGCGGAGCACGAGTTCGCCGGTGTTCCCTGCGGAATCATGGACCAGTGCGCGGTCGTGCTCGCCCGCGCGCGGCACGCGATGCTGCTGGACTGCCGCGATCACGCCACCCGGTTTGTGCCCCTCCCGCAGGGCCTGGCGATTGTCGTCATGAACTCCAACACCCACCGCTCCCTCGCGGGCGTCGACTACGCCGAGCGCCGGCGCGCCTGCGAGGCCGCCGCGGCCGCCCTCAGCCTCCCGTCCCTCCGCGATGCGGACGAGTCCATGCTCGCCGCGGCAGGTGAACGCATCCCGCCTGACAAACGGCGGCTTGCCAGGCATGTCGTCACGGAAATCGACCGAGTGCGTCAAACAGCGGACCTGCTAGATCGGATTGCGGCGGGTTCTCTCGACGCCCCCGCCGGCCTGTCCGCCATCGGCGAACTCTTCCAGCGGTCCCACGAGTCGCTCCGCGATGACTTCCGGGTCTCCTGCCCTGAACTCGATACGCTGGTCGCGATCGCCTGCTCCACGCCTGGTGTGTATGGGGCGAGGATGACCGGCGCCGGGTTCGGCGGCTGCGCCATCGCGATCGCGGAGCCCGCAGCCGTCTCTCGCATCCAATCCGCCGTCGCGGGGCAGTACCCGACGATCCATGGACGGGACGCCGAAGTCTTCACTGTGCAGCCGGTCCGGGGTGCCAGCGAGATCGGCGGCTGA
- a CDS encoding agmatinase family protein: protein MSTMIDFDPDAAAQPGTGVFGLPHSRDESRIVLIPVPFDATTSYGGGASKGPAAIRAASAQVDLHDPQFGEIYRHGIFMEKEHAKIRRASREARKAAKPVIEAGGAGPGAKGRMGRALREVDRAGEAVNAFTRERVNRVLKEGKIPGLVGGDHATPFGAIQACAEFTAATGERLGILHIDAHMDFREAFEGFAWSHASIMHNVLTRIPEIGSMVQVGLRDVGKREIEFAQARSGQVFPHFDLDWTREMLDGRPFGDLCARAIEPLPGFVYVSFDIDGLDPSLCPHTGTPVPGGLSFAQACLLLGALKASGRRVVGFDLVEVTPGPKAGTSEPEWDANVGARVLYKLCGACV, encoded by the coding sequence ATGAGCACGATGATCGATTTTGATCCCGACGCGGCGGCGCAGCCGGGCACCGGTGTCTTTGGTCTTCCTCACTCCCGCGACGAGTCGAGGATTGTGCTGATTCCGGTGCCGTTCGACGCCACGACGTCGTACGGAGGGGGGGCCTCGAAGGGACCGGCCGCGATCCGCGCCGCATCGGCGCAGGTCGATCTTCACGACCCGCAGTTCGGCGAGATCTACCGGCACGGCATCTTCATGGAGAAGGAGCACGCCAAGATCCGGCGCGCCAGCCGCGAGGCTCGGAAGGCGGCCAAGCCGGTGATCGAGGCCGGGGGCGCCGGGCCCGGCGCGAAGGGCCGGATGGGCCGGGCGCTTCGCGAGGTGGATCGCGCGGGTGAGGCCGTCAACGCGTTCACCAGGGAGCGTGTGAACCGCGTCCTGAAGGAGGGGAAGATCCCGGGGCTGGTCGGCGGCGACCATGCCACGCCTTTCGGCGCGATCCAGGCGTGCGCCGAGTTCACGGCGGCGACAGGGGAGCGGCTGGGGATCCTCCACATCGACGCCCATATGGACTTTCGGGAGGCCTTCGAGGGCTTCGCGTGGTCGCACGCATCGATCATGCACAACGTGCTCACGCGGATTCCCGAGATCGGGTCGATGGTGCAGGTCGGGCTGCGGGATGTCGGGAAGCGGGAGATCGAGTTTGCACAGGCCCGATCGGGGCAGGTGTTCCCGCACTTCGACCTTGACTGGACCCGCGAGATGCTCGATGGGAGACCGTTCGGCGACCTGTGCGCACGCGCAATCGAGCCGCTGCCGGGATTTGTCTACGTATCGTTCGACATCGATGGGCTGGACCCTTCGCTGTGCCCGCATACCGGGACGCCGGTGCCGGGAGGGCTCTCGTTCGCGCAGGCGTGCCTGTTGCTGGGCGCACTCAAGGCGTCCGGGCGGCGCGTCGTCGGGTTCGACCTGGTCGAGGTCACTCCCGGGCCCAAGGCGGGGACGAGCGAGCCGGAGTGGGACGCGAACGTCGGGGCGAGGGTGCTCTACAAGCTGTGCGGGGCCTGCGTGTGA
- a CDS encoding site-2 protease family protein, whose protein sequence is MNWWVTTVLEHAGPMTLISWVFWVIFSICLHELGHGWAAIRLGDRTPIETGHMTWNPLVHMGPFSLAMFALIGIAWGLMPVDFSRTRGRYSGALVAAAGPMVNLLLAALLLTSGAAWIVATDVNGWNLYLPTSTFRGNMSTFLFTGGMLNAILFVINLAPLPPLDGSRILADFIPPLRRLYSNPSAAHALSLLFILYFILGMRPLQALSTSVSSAFYFAMISLFSGGNVAGLTPP, encoded by the coding sequence TTGAACTGGTGGGTTACAACAGTCCTTGAGCACGCCGGGCCGATGACCCTCATCTCCTGGGTCTTCTGGGTGATCTTCTCGATCTGCCTCCACGAACTCGGCCACGGCTGGGCCGCGATCCGTCTCGGCGACCGCACCCCCATTGAAACGGGCCACATGACCTGGAATCCCCTGGTCCACATGGGTCCGTTCAGCCTTGCGATGTTCGCCCTGATCGGCATCGCCTGGGGATTGATGCCGGTCGACTTCTCCCGCACGCGCGGCCGCTACTCGGGCGCCCTCGTTGCCGCGGCAGGCCCGATGGTCAACCTCCTCCTCGCGGCGCTGCTCCTCACCAGCGGCGCGGCATGGATCGTCGCCACCGACGTGAACGGGTGGAACCTCTACCTCCCCACTTCGACGTTCCGCGGCAACATGTCGACGTTCCTCTTCACCGGCGGGATGCTCAACGCCATCCTCTTCGTCATCAACCTGGCCCCGCTCCCGCCCCTCGACGGCTCCCGGATCCTCGCCGACTTCATTCCACCGTTGCGGCGCCTCTACTCGAATCCCTCCGCCGCCCACGCCCTGTCGCTGCTGTTTATTCTCTACTTCATCCTCGGCATGCGGCCGCTGCAAGCGCTGAGCACCAGCGTGAGCAGCGCCTTCTACTTCGCGATGATCAGCCTGTTTTCCGGCGGCAACGTCGCGGGCCTCACGCCCCCGTAG
- the rplT gene encoding 50S ribosomal protein L20 has translation MPRVRKGAARTQARKRILREARGYFGVRSKHRYQAEHAIKRAGCYAYRDRRNRKRDMRGLWITRITAACRMRGERYSRFINGLKLAGILLNRKMLSQIAIEDPKVFDEIMAKAQKAARATAAKAA, from the coding sequence ATGCCCAGAGTTCGCAAAGGCGCCGCCCGAACCCAAGCCCGCAAGCGCATCCTCCGAGAGGCCCGCGGCTACTTCGGCGTCCGCAGCAAGCACCGATACCAGGCCGAGCACGCCATCAAGCGGGCCGGCTGCTACGCCTACCGCGACCGCCGCAACCGCAAGCGCGACATGCGCGGCCTGTGGATCACCCGCATTACCGCAGCCTGCCGGATGCGGGGCGAACGCTACAGCCGCTTCATCAACGGCCTGAAGCTCGCCGGCATCCTCCTCAACCGCAAGATGCTCTCCCAGATCGCCATCGAAGACCCCAAGGTCTTCGACGAGATCATGGCCAAGGCCCAGAAGGCCGCCCGCGCCACCGCAGCAAAGGCCGCCTGA